Proteins encoded within one genomic window of Nitrospina gracilis 3/211:
- a CDS encoding FecR family protein: MVILLLFLFGGSFWLPDAWVRITSDHYTETGERRELTLTDGSTVYLDTGSALSVEFSPQIRRLVLDRGRALFVVAEDKDRAFEVAAGGGTVRALGTAFEVLRKPGGVVVTVLESRVQVSRDSSKTNLTSGQQIHYSSDTGLSGVAMVDREDIATWRRGKLVFHNQTLAEVIEEVNRYHKGTILILDPQLRSSKVSGVFDITDPGLVLQALQDTLPIKILRVTDYLVLLDQAKTPAPAS, translated from the coding sequence ATGGTTATCCTGTTGCTGTTTCTGTTTGGCGGGAGCTTCTGGTTGCCGGATGCCTGGGTACGAATCACGAGCGACCACTACACGGAAACCGGAGAGCGGCGGGAGTTGACCCTCACCGATGGCTCGACGGTTTATCTTGATACCGGTTCGGCTCTGTCGGTGGAATTTTCTCCCCAAATCCGGCGGCTCGTTCTGGACCGCGGCCGCGCTTTGTTTGTCGTGGCGGAAGATAAAGACCGGGCTTTCGAAGTAGCTGCGGGCGGCGGTACCGTTCGCGCTTTGGGCACGGCATTTGAAGTGCTCAGAAAACCGGGTGGCGTGGTGGTGACCGTGCTGGAAAGCAGGGTGCAGGTCTCGCGCGATTCTTCGAAAACCAACCTGACATCCGGACAGCAGATTCACTACAGTTCAGATACGGGATTGTCCGGAGTTGCAATGGTGGACCGCGAGGATATCGCTACCTGGCGGCGCGGCAAACTGGTGTTCCATAACCAGACACTGGCCGAGGTGATTGAAGAGGTCAATCGTTACCACAAAGGCACCATCCTCATCCTAGATCCGCAACTGCGCTCATCCAAAGTCAGCGGTGTTTTCGATATCACCGACCCGGGTCTGGTGCTTCAGGCTCTTCAGGACACCCTGCCGATCAAAATCCTCCGGGTGACCGACTATCTGGTCCTGCTGGATCAGGCCAAAACCCCGGCTCCAGCCAGTTGA
- a CDS encoding class I SAM-dependent methyltransferase has product MESHWALPEGNPWSTPFAQALLHHLDLFPGARVLDVAAGGGIPAFYIADQVGPQGYVLAVDIHHNQVLRARGMQGTRMPWLQFEVGDMRQLPPNLPKFDRITGNIAFMFFRPDRPAALKSLVQFLKPGGQIVLTWPTKGTFDSLWRRVEREMQSRNLTVELGRFQEYLDERPSTDDARAWLCELGMKNIETAEWPLEIETGPGKEFLGHPLLRSGFLDDVYECFDDQEKAEEFMQTIADDLNSILPLTAQRGVLSGWKP; this is encoded by the coding sequence ATGGAATCGCATTGGGCCTTGCCGGAAGGCAACCCCTGGTCCACGCCGTTCGCTCAGGCGTTGTTGCATCATCTGGACCTGTTTCCCGGGGCACGGGTGCTGGACGTCGCCGCAGGCGGGGGCATCCCCGCGTTTTACATCGCCGATCAAGTGGGTCCGCAGGGATATGTGCTGGCGGTGGATATCCACCACAACCAGGTATTGAGGGCGCGGGGCATGCAGGGAACGCGCATGCCCTGGCTTCAGTTCGAAGTGGGCGATATGCGCCAGCTGCCGCCCAACCTGCCGAAGTTCGACCGCATCACCGGCAACATCGCCTTCATGTTTTTCCGGCCGGACCGGCCCGCCGCACTCAAAAGCCTCGTGCAATTTTTAAAGCCCGGCGGGCAGATCGTCCTCACCTGGCCTACGAAAGGCACGTTCGATTCCCTGTGGCGGAGAGTGGAGCGGGAGATGCAGTCGAGAAACCTGACTGTGGAACTCGGGCGCTTTCAGGAATACCTCGATGAACGGCCGTCTACCGACGATGCGCGCGCATGGTTGTGCGAGCTGGGTATGAAAAATATCGAGACCGCAGAGTGGCCGCTGGAGATCGAGACCGGACCCGGCAAGGAGTTTCTCGGCCACCCGTTACTGCGTAGCGGGTTTCTGGATGACGTGTACGAATGTTTCGACGACCAGGAGAAGGCGGAAGAATTCATGCAAACCATCGCCGACGACCTCAACAGCATCCTTCCCCTCACCGCCCAGCGTGGGGTGCTGAGCGGGTGGAAACCTTAA
- a CDS encoding GlcG/HbpS family heme-binding protein, producing the protein MAELKTYKDLDDEAARHILRTATTKAREIGSNMNIAVVGADGHLKAFFRMDEAWMGSIDIAIRKAKTSRYFNLPTGEIGSLSQPGGPFYQIEHCNDGLITFPGGVPLKTKGGDVVGAIGVSGDVVEKDHEVAAAGAQYLLDN; encoded by the coding sequence ATGGCAGAACTCAAGACGTACAAGGACCTCGACGACGAAGCCGCGCGGCACATCCTGCGCACGGCCACGACCAAGGCCCGCGAAATCGGGTCGAACATGAACATCGCTGTCGTCGGCGCGGACGGTCACCTGAAAGCCTTCTTCCGCATGGACGAAGCCTGGATGGGAAGCATCGACATCGCCATTCGCAAGGCCAAAACCTCGCGCTATTTCAACCTGCCTACGGGCGAGATCGGCAGTCTCAGCCAGCCCGGCGGGCCCTTTTACCAGATCGAACACTGCAATGACGGACTCATTACCTTTCCCGGCGGTGTGCCGCTGAAGACGAAGGGCGGAGACGTGGTCGGTGCCATCGGTGTGTCCGGCGACGTGGTGGAGAAGGATCACGAAGTCGCCGCCGCGGGCGCGCAGTACCTGCTGGACAATTAG
- a CDS encoding RNA polymerase sigma factor — MSYQYYHSNLHAVLVSSYEDLKAFLIRKFGCQLLAEDVVQETWLRVNQLAEPRTVAHPRAYLFKMAANLAIDHLRSEKARKRHISVESAPEDISNGMPLPDRVIDYQQRLAILRRAVDELPPRCREVFLLHKFEDCTHAEIAERLNISRNMVEKHIIRGLAHCRDRLQQAIQ, encoded by the coding sequence ATGTCCTATCAATATTATCATTCCAATTTGCATGCCGTCCTGGTTTCCTCTTATGAGGATTTGAAGGCGTTTCTGATCCGCAAGTTCGGTTGCCAATTGCTGGCCGAGGATGTGGTTCAGGAAACCTGGTTGCGGGTAAACCAGCTTGCCGAGCCGCGGACGGTTGCCCATCCCCGCGCGTACCTGTTTAAAATGGCCGCCAACCTGGCCATCGACCACCTGCGTTCAGAAAAAGCCCGCAAGCGGCATATTAGTGTGGAATCGGCACCGGAAGATATTTCCAATGGCATGCCGTTGCCCGACCGGGTGATCGACTATCAACAACGCTTGGCGATTTTGCGCCGGGCGGTTGATGAGTTGCCGCCGCGTTGCCGGGAAGTGTTCCTGCTTCACAAGTTTGAGGACTGCACGCACGCGGAAATTGCGGAGCGTTTGAATATTTCCCGCAACATGGTGGAAAAACACATCATCAGGGGCCTCGCTCATTGCCGGGATCGCCTTCAACAGGCTATTCAATAA
- a CDS encoding BCCT family transporter produces the protein MKHEIPTRPLWFFTRTNPPVFVTAAAIMFLFILYGTLFTKTAQDVFTAVQTFITGNFSWVFTITTCLLLFFALFLLFSPYGKIRLGKDSDRPEFSFATWFAMLFSAGMGIGLIYWSVAEPISHYMNPPIGVPETERAAEQAMQLTFFHWGLHAWAIYCVVGMALAYFAFRKGLPLTIRSAFYPLLGDRIYGPFGHVIDIFSVVSTMFGVATSLGLGAMQVNSGLHFIAGVPQSVWVQVALISFITLIATFSVMLGLHKGISRLSHFNLWVAGIFLLFVFLAGPTLYILTTFGTTLANYAQNFLVLSVASETMYGVEWRSSWTTFYWAWWIAWSPFVGMFIARVSRGRTIREFILGCLLAPCLATFAWLSVFGGTAIHLDLVEGGAIAEAVDKNVSTALFFMLESLPLDAITATIATVVIITFFVTSSDSGSFVIDMITAGGDPDPPKLQRLFWAVTEGVIAIVLLIAGGLNALQTAAITTGLPFAIVLIGLIYGLRIALLNERRQQKQEQATREQEA, from the coding sequence ATGAAACATGAAATCCCAACCCGGCCGCTGTGGTTTTTCACGCGCACCAATCCGCCGGTGTTCGTGACCGCTGCGGCCATCATGTTTCTCTTCATTCTGTACGGTACGCTGTTCACGAAAACGGCGCAGGATGTTTTTACGGCGGTGCAGACGTTCATCACCGGCAATTTCAGCTGGGTGTTCACCATCACCACCTGCCTGCTTCTGTTCTTCGCTCTGTTCCTGCTGTTCAGCCCATACGGGAAAATCCGGCTGGGCAAGGACAGCGACCGTCCCGAATTCAGCTTCGCCACGTGGTTCGCCATGCTGTTCAGCGCCGGTATGGGCATCGGCCTCATTTACTGGAGCGTGGCCGAGCCCATCAGCCATTACATGAACCCGCCGATCGGCGTGCCGGAAACCGAACGCGCCGCCGAACAGGCCATGCAGTTGACGTTTTTCCACTGGGGTCTGCACGCGTGGGCGATTTACTGCGTTGTCGGCATGGCGTTGGCGTACTTCGCGTTCCGCAAGGGACTGCCGCTCACCATCCGGTCGGCGTTTTATCCGTTGCTGGGCGACCGCATCTACGGTCCGTTCGGTCACGTGATCGACATTTTTTCCGTGGTCAGCACGATGTTCGGCGTGGCGACGTCCTTAGGACTGGGCGCGATGCAGGTGAACTCCGGCCTGCATTTCATAGCCGGCGTGCCGCAGTCGGTGTGGGTGCAGGTGGCACTCATCTCATTCATCACGCTGATCGCCACCTTCTCCGTGATGCTGGGATTGCACAAGGGCATCAGCCGCCTCAGTCATTTCAATTTGTGGGTGGCGGGGATTTTTCTTTTATTCGTCTTTCTTGCCGGGCCGACGCTTTACATCCTGACCACTTTCGGCACGACTCTCGCCAACTACGCGCAGAACTTTCTCGTGCTCAGTGTCGCCAGCGAAACCATGTACGGCGTGGAATGGCGTTCCAGCTGGACGACGTTTTACTGGGCGTGGTGGATTGCCTGGTCGCCGTTCGTCGGCATGTTCATCGCCCGCGTGTCGCGCGGCCGCACCATCCGCGAGTTCATACTCGGTTGCCTTCTCGCGCCGTGCCTGGCGACGTTTGCGTGGCTCAGTGTGTTCGGCGGCACCGCTATTCATCTGGACCTGGTCGAAGGCGGCGCGATCGCCGAGGCGGTGGACAAGAACGTGAGCACCGCCCTGTTCTTCATGCTGGAATCGCTGCCGCTGGACGCGATCACCGCCACCATCGCCACCGTCGTCATCATCACTTTCTTCGTCACCTCGTCCGACTCCGGCAGTTTCGTGATCGACATGATCACCGCCGGCGGCGACCCTGACCCGCCCAAACTGCAACGCCTGTTCTGGGCGGTCACCGAAGGCGTCATCGCCATCGTGCTGCTGATCGCAGGTGGGTTGAACGCGTTGCAGACCGCCGCCATCACCACCGGTCTGCCCTTCGCCATCGTTCTGATCGGCCTCATTTATGGGTTGCGTATCGCGCTTCTCAATGAACGCCGCCAGCAAAAACAGGAACAGGCCACTCGCGAGCAGGAAGCCTGA
- a CDS encoding SAM-dependent methyltransferase: protein MSSLTKNDTSTAVEKAEEYYDSSNADEFYFKIWGGEHIHIGQYNYEEEPIGIASKRIVNHMMSLLDLNIFKRVLDLGAGYGGGARYLATQRGCHVTCLNLSETQNNRNREFNKERGLDRLVDVAHGSFEEIPFEDKSFDVIWSQDSFLHSADRARVVSEAYRVLKPGGLFIFTDIMKKDDCPEDALGPILARIHLSTLGSFRFYYDEAGKQGFRLKRMEDHSNQLTMHYSRVRDETLKHYDEVVKLCGQEYIDRMLTGLGHWVDAGKSGRLAWGITLFEKPGTP from the coding sequence ATGAGCAGTTTGACCAAAAACGATACGTCCACCGCAGTGGAAAAAGCGGAGGAGTATTACGACAGTTCCAACGCGGACGAATTTTATTTCAAAATCTGGGGCGGCGAGCACATCCACATCGGCCAGTACAATTACGAAGAAGAGCCGATCGGTATCGCCAGCAAACGCATCGTGAACCACATGATGAGCCTCCTGGATCTTAATATATTCAAGCGGGTTCTGGACCTCGGCGCGGGTTACGGCGGCGGCGCGCGGTACCTGGCCACCCAGCGCGGGTGCCATGTGACCTGTCTCAACCTGAGCGAGACGCAGAACAACCGCAACCGGGAATTCAACAAGGAACGCGGGCTCGACCGGCTGGTCGACGTCGCTCACGGGAGCTTCGAGGAAATCCCGTTCGAGGACAAGTCGTTCGACGTGATCTGGTCGCAGGATTCGTTTCTGCACAGCGCCGACCGCGCGCGCGTGGTTTCGGAAGCGTACCGTGTGCTGAAACCCGGCGGATTGTTCATCTTCACCGACATCATGAAAAAGGACGATTGCCCGGAAGACGCGCTCGGTCCCATTCTCGCGCGCATTCATTTATCCACACTGGGGTCGTTCCGGTTTTATTACGATGAAGCCGGCAAGCAGGGATTCCGGCTGAAACGGATGGAGGACCACTCGAATCAGCTCACCATGCATTACAGCCGTGTGCGCGACGAGACCCTGAAGCACTACGACGAGGTGGTGAAGTTGTGTGGACAGGAATACATTGACCGCATGTTGACCGGACTCGGCCACTGGGTGGACGCAGGCAAAAGCGGCCGCCTGGCCTGGGGCATCACCCTGTTCGAGAAACCCGGGACTCCGTGA